A region from the Pseudomonas sp. KU26590 genome encodes:
- a CDS encoding carboxy terminal-processing peptidase yields MKHFLPSTTLALLIGLTVLPMSASSFAANSWDNLQPDRDEVIASLNVVELLKRHHYSKPPLDDKRSEIIYQSYLKLLDPARSYFLASDIAEFDKWRFQFDDFLKSGDLAPGFTIYKRYLDRIKSRLDFALAQLSKGVDKIDLNTQETLLVDRKDAPWAKNEAELDDLWRKRVKDEVLRLKIAGKDPAKIQETLTKRYKNQLARLGQTRSEDVFQAYLNTFAMSYDPHTNYLSPDSAENFDINMSLSLEGIGAVLQSDNDNVKIVRLVPAGPAAKTKQVATADKIIGVAQGDKEMVDVIGWRLDEVVKLIRGPKGSVVRLEIVPASNAPSDQTTKIVSITREAVKLEEQAAKKSILHLNQDGKDYKLGVIEIPAFYLDFKAYRAGDPEYKSTTRDVKKLLTELQSEKVDGVVIDLRNNGGGSLQEATELTSLFIDKGPTVLVRNADGKVDVLEDENSGAFYKGPMALLVNRLSASASEIFAGAMQDYHRALIIGGQTFGKGTVQTIQPLNHGELKLTLAKFYRVSGQSTQHQGVLPDIAYPSIIDTKEIGESALPEAMTYDTIKPAIKPAVDPFKPFLAQLQSRHDVRSAKDAEFVFIEEKLALAKKLMSEKTVSLNEAERRKQHADIESKQLAMENVRRKAKGEEPLKELKKEDEDALPSEDDKTKPEDDAYLAETGRILLDYLGLSGTVAKK; encoded by the coding sequence ATGAAGCATTTTTTACCCAGCACCACCCTTGCATTACTCATTGGCCTGACTGTCCTGCCAATGTCGGCCAGTTCGTTCGCCGCCAACAGCTGGGATAATCTTCAACCTGATCGCGATGAAGTCATCGCCAGTCTGAATGTTGTGGAGCTGCTCAAGCGCCACCACTACAGCAAGCCGCCGCTGGACGACAAGCGCTCGGAAATCATCTATCAGAGCTACCTGAAACTCCTTGATCCTGCGCGCAGCTACTTCCTCGCCAGTGACATCGCCGAGTTCGACAAGTGGCGCTTCCAGTTCGACGACTTCCTCAAGAGCGGCGACCTGGCTCCGGGCTTTACCATCTACAAGCGTTATCTGGACCGCATCAAGTCGCGTCTGGATTTCGCCTTGGCGCAGCTGAGCAAGGGCGTCGACAAAATCGACCTCAACACTCAGGAAACCTTGCTGGTTGATCGCAAGGACGCACCTTGGGCCAAAAACGAAGCCGAACTCGACGACCTCTGGCGCAAGCGCGTCAAGGACGAAGTTCTGCGCTTGAAGATCGCCGGCAAAGACCCGGCGAAGATTCAGGAAACCCTGACCAAGCGCTACAAGAACCAACTTGCCCGTCTGGGCCAGACTCGCAGCGAGGACGTGTTCCAGGCGTACCTGAATACCTTCGCGATGTCCTACGATCCGCACACCAACTACCTGTCGCCTGACAGCGCGGAAAACTTCGACATCAACATGAGCCTTTCCCTGGAAGGGATCGGCGCTGTCCTGCAAAGCGACAACGATAACGTCAAGATCGTCCGCCTGGTTCCGGCTGGCCCTGCCGCCAAGACCAAGCAAGTGGCAACCGCCGACAAGATCATCGGCGTCGCCCAGGGCGACAAAGAGATGGTCGACGTGATCGGCTGGCGTCTGGACGAAGTGGTCAAACTGATTCGCGGTCCGAAGGGCTCGGTAGTGCGTCTGGAAATCGTCCCGGCCAGCAATGCGCCGAGCGACCAGACCACCAAGATCGTGTCGATCACCCGCGAAGCCGTGAAGCTCGAAGAGCAAGCGGCGAAGAAGTCGATCCTGCACCTGAATCAGGACGGCAAGGATTACAAACTGGGCGTCATCGAGATCCCTGCTTTCTACCTGGACTTCAAGGCCTACCGCGCCGGCGATCCCGAGTACAAGAGCACGACCCGCGACGTCAAGAAGCTGCTGACCGAATTGCAGTCGGAGAAAGTCGACGGCGTGGTCATCGACCTGCGTAACAACGGCGGTGGTTCGTTGCAGGAAGCCACCGAGCTGACCAGTCTGTTCATCGACAAAGGCCCGACCGTTCTGGTACGTAACGCCGACGGCAAGGTCGATGTCCTGGAAGACGAGAACAGCGGCGCGTTCTACAAAGGCCCGATGGCGTTGCTGGTCAACCGCCTCTCGGCCTCGGCTTCGGAGATTTTCGCCGGCGCCATGCAGGATTATCACCGCGCGCTGATCATCGGCGGCCAGACCTTCGGTAAAGGCACCGTGCAAACCATTCAGCCGCTGAACCATGGCGAACTGAAACTGACGCTGGCGAAGTTCTACCGGGTTTCCGGCCAGAGCACCCAGCACCAGGGCGTGCTGCCGGACATCGCCTACCCGTCGATCATCGACACCAAGGAAATCGGCGAAAGCGCGCTGCCTGAAGCGATGACTTACGACACCATCAAGCCGGCGATCAAGCCTGCGGTGGATCCGTTCAAACCGTTCCTCGCCCAGCTGCAATCACGTCACGACGTGCGTTCGGCCAAAGACGCCGAGTTTGTCTTCATCGAAGAAAAACTCGCGCTGGCGAAGAAGCTGATGAGCGAAAAAACCGTCAGCCTCAACGAAGCCGAGCGCCGCAAGCAACACGCCGACATCGAGAGCAAGCAGCTGGCGATGGAGAACGTGCGTCGCAAGGCCAAAGGCGAAGAGCCGCTGAAAGAGCTGAAGAAAGAAGACGAAGACGCGTTGCCTTCAGAAGACGACAAGACCAAACCCGAGGACGACGCCTACCTGGCTGAAACCGGGCGCATCCTGCTCGACTACCTGGGCTTGAGCGGTACGGTGGCGAAGAAGTAA
- a CDS encoding bifunctional diguanylate cyclase/phosphodiesterase, translated as MTVTEQLSALSSILTHGDLHSLFQPIVSLSDRRILGYEALTRGPSNSALHSPLSLFAVARQAGRLSELELACRESACRRFSQQKLEGKLFLNISPESLLEASHPPGRTLQLLQRYGIPPSRVVIELTEQTPTDDFGLLYNALYHYRDMGFSIALDDLGAGYSSLRLWSELRPDYVKIDRHFIDGIHQDAVKREFVGSMLQMAKASRALVIAEGIELQEELAVLIDMGVELVQGYLLCRPQEFPPRDAHALLPKIDPAAATLVEETSDLSALLNEQPAVVQTTPTATVLEAFRKQANLNSLAVLDEQHQPIGIVHRHSLSDVLLKPFATELYARKPISRLMSDDFLAVELSQSLQQVSRLITSRARQRIEEDFIIMQNGAYLGLGRVIDVLKLITEVKIQQARYANPLTLLPGNVPIQQCLTRLLQQGRESMICYVDIDSFKPFNDIYGYGRGDEVLLCLAQCLNDRIDQSRDFVGHIGGDDFLMVLGSDDWRKRLNMLLEDFQNQCRRFYRAEHLEAGCFVALNRQGHRQEFPLLSLSIGVVHLHPEVCTTLDASQLAELASQAKHHAKEVMGASLYVINTLEAEVMATLNQAVLG; from the coding sequence ATGACCGTGACTGAACAGCTGAGCGCTCTGAGTTCGATCCTGACTCACGGCGACTTGCACAGCCTGTTCCAACCGATTGTGTCGCTGTCAGATCGGCGCATTCTCGGCTACGAAGCCCTGACGCGCGGCCCTTCCAACAGCGCGCTGCATTCCCCTCTCAGCCTGTTCGCCGTGGCCCGCCAGGCCGGGCGCCTGAGCGAACTGGAACTCGCTTGTCGCGAGTCGGCCTGCCGTCGCTTCAGCCAACAAAAGCTGGAGGGCAAGCTGTTCCTCAATATCTCGCCCGAATCCTTGCTTGAAGCCTCGCACCCGCCGGGGCGTACCTTGCAGCTGTTGCAGCGCTACGGTATCCCCCCGAGCCGCGTGGTCATCGAGCTGACCGAGCAAACACCGACCGACGACTTCGGCCTGCTGTACAACGCGCTCTATCACTACCGCGACATGGGTTTTTCCATCGCCCTCGATGACTTGGGCGCAGGGTATTCAAGCCTGCGGCTGTGGTCCGAATTGCGTCCGGATTACGTAAAGATTGATCGGCATTTCATCGACGGCATTCATCAGGACGCGGTCAAGCGCGAGTTCGTCGGCTCGATGTTGCAGATGGCCAAGGCGTCGCGAGCGCTGGTGATCGCTGAAGGCATCGAGCTGCAGGAAGAGCTGGCCGTCTTGATCGATATGGGGGTCGAGCTGGTTCAAGGCTATTTGCTGTGCCGACCACAAGAGTTTCCGCCCCGGGACGCCCATGCGCTGCTGCCGAAAATCGACCCTGCCGCCGCGACCCTGGTCGAAGAAACCAGTGACCTCAGCGCCCTGCTCAACGAGCAGCCGGCAGTGGTGCAGACCACGCCCACGGCAACGGTGCTGGAAGCGTTTCGCAAGCAGGCCAACCTCAACTCGCTGGCGGTGCTGGATGAGCAGCATCAGCCGATCGGCATCGTCCACCGCCACTCGCTGTCGGATGTGCTGCTGAAGCCCTTCGCCACCGAACTCTATGCGCGAAAGCCCATCAGTCGTCTGATGAGCGATGACTTTCTTGCCGTCGAGCTGAGTCAATCCCTGCAGCAAGTCAGCCGCCTGATTACCAGTCGCGCGCGGCAACGCATCGAAGAAGATTTCATCATCATGCAGAACGGCGCCTACCTGGGGTTGGGCCGGGTCATCGATGTACTGAAGTTGATTACCGAGGTGAAGATTCAACAGGCGCGCTATGCCAACCCTCTGACGCTGCTGCCGGGCAACGTACCGATTCAGCAATGCCTGACCCGGCTGTTGCAGCAGGGCCGTGAATCAATGATCTGCTACGTGGACATCGACAGCTTCAAGCCCTTCAACGACATCTATGGCTACGGGCGCGGCGACGAGGTTCTACTGTGTCTGGCGCAATGCCTGAACGACCGGATCGATCAGAGTCGCGACTTTGTCGGGCACATCGGTGGCGATGATTTCTTGATGGTGCTGGGCTCGGACGACTGGCGCAAACGCTTGAACATGCTGCTCGAGGACTTCCAGAACCAGTGCCGACGCTTCTACCGCGCCGAGCATCTGGAGGCCGGCTGCTTCGTGGCGCTCAACCGACAAGGCCACCGCCAGGAATTCCCGCTGCTGTCGCTGTCCATCGGCGTCGTGCACTTGCATCCGGAAGTCTGCACGACCCTCGACGCCAGCCAGCTTGCCGAACTGGCGTCCCAGGCCAAACACCACGCCAAAGAAGTGATGGGTGCGAGTTTGTATGTGATCAATACGCTGGAGGCGGAGGTTATGGCGACGTTGAATCAGGCGGTGTTGGGGTGA
- a CDS encoding HAD family hydrolase — MALAIFDLDETLIHGDCSSLWSEQMGRLGWVDPEWFMKKDHELMEAYGKGELAMEDYMAFSLDPMVGRTPEEVDFLVGPWVEDYIEPIIFSDATKTIAEHRAAGDRILIISASGVHLVKPIAERIGVDEVLAIDLEVAHGVYTGKTAGVLTYREGKITRLMAWLDQEGENLEGASFYSDSRNDLPLLHKVDFPHAVHPDPVLREAAEKAGWPIHHWK; from the coding sequence ATGGCTTTAGCAATTTTCGATCTGGACGAAACCCTGATCCACGGTGACTGTTCAAGCCTGTGGAGCGAGCAGATGGGGCGGCTGGGCTGGGTCGATCCCGAGTGGTTCATGAAGAAGGACCACGAACTGATGGAAGCCTACGGCAAGGGCGAACTGGCCATGGAAGATTACATGGCGTTCAGCCTGGACCCGATGGTCGGGCGCACGCCGGAGGAAGTGGATTTTCTGGTAGGGCCGTGGGTCGAGGATTACATCGAGCCGATCATTTTCAGCGATGCCACTAAAACCATCGCCGAGCACCGCGCGGCCGGGGATCGCATTCTGATCATCTCGGCGTCGGGCGTGCATCTGGTCAAACCGATTGCCGAGCGCATCGGCGTTGATGAGGTGCTGGCCATCGATCTGGAAGTCGCCCACGGCGTTTACACCGGCAAGACCGCCGGCGTGCTCACCTACCGCGAAGGCAAGATCACCCGCTTGATGGCGTGGCTGGATCAGGAAGGCGAGAACCTTGAGGGTGCGAGTTTCTATTCGGACTCACGCAATGACCTGCCGCTGCTGCACAAGGTGGACTTCCCCCACGCAGTGCACCCGGACCCGGTGCTGCGGGAAGCAGCGGAAAAAGCCGGATGGCCGATACACCACTGGAAGTAA
- a CDS encoding NAD(P)H-quinone oxidoreductase, whose amino-acid sequence MKALQGVEGRVEWVEAPSPTLDVGQVRIKVAAAGLNRADLLQRSGHYPPPPGVTEILGMECSGVIAEVGAGTAWEVGDRVCALVAGGAMAEEVVVDARHVLPVPEGISLHEAAGIPEVYATAWLNLFQLAGLKPGEKVLLHAGASGVGSAAIQLCKAFGNPVWVTVGSAERLAYCEALGAQGGVLRNENLDALNDFAPFHVILDPVGANYAALNLKVLGVDGRLVLIGLMGGSKSELDFAKVLGKRIHILGSTLRSRDDQFKADLLSDLGQHVMPLFTEGRLKPQLARSFPISEAEAAYAELATNQVSGKVVLVIDESLV is encoded by the coding sequence GTGAAAGCATTGCAAGGCGTTGAAGGTCGTGTGGAATGGGTTGAAGCGCCATCGCCGACTCTGGATGTAGGACAAGTCCGCATCAAGGTCGCAGCGGCGGGACTCAATCGTGCTGATTTGCTGCAACGCTCGGGGCATTACCCACCACCGCCAGGTGTGACGGAAATCCTCGGGATGGAATGTTCAGGGGTGATTGCCGAGGTCGGCGCGGGCACCGCCTGGGAAGTCGGCGACCGCGTGTGCGCGCTGGTTGCAGGCGGGGCGATGGCCGAGGAAGTCGTGGTCGACGCCCGGCATGTGCTGCCGGTGCCCGAGGGCATTTCGCTGCACGAAGCCGCGGGGATTCCTGAGGTCTACGCCACCGCCTGGCTGAATCTGTTCCAGCTGGCCGGCCTCAAGCCCGGCGAAAAAGTGTTGCTGCACGCCGGGGCAAGTGGCGTTGGTTCAGCTGCCATTCAGCTGTGCAAGGCCTTCGGCAACCCGGTCTGGGTCACTGTGGGTTCCGCCGAACGGCTGGCGTATTGCGAAGCGCTGGGCGCCCAGGGCGGCGTACTGCGCAACGAGAACCTTGATGCGCTGAACGACTTCGCGCCGTTCCACGTCATTCTTGATCCGGTGGGCGCCAACTATGCCGCGCTGAATCTCAAGGTGCTAGGCGTCGACGGTCGTCTGGTCCTGATAGGCCTGATGGGCGGAAGCAAGTCCGAGCTGGATTTCGCAAAGGTGCTGGGCAAGCGCATCCATATCCTCGGCTCGACCCTGCGCAGCCGCGACGACCAGTTCAAGGCCGACCTGCTCAGCGATCTGGGGCAGCACGTCATGCCGCTGTTCACCGAAGGCCGCCTCAAGCCACAACTGGCGCGCAGCTTTCCGATTAGCGAAGCGGAAGCTGCCTACGCGGAGCTGGCGACCAATCAGGTGTCGGGCAAGGTCGTGCTGGTGATCGACGAAAGCCTGGTGTGA